In Populus alba chromosome 1, ASM523922v2, whole genome shotgun sequence, a single window of DNA contains:
- the LOC118036778 gene encoding uncharacterized protein gives MASQHGSTSNNTPSTTQSSEPSISISTSSGIRGKTDLAWGHCRKAPELSVGCKKTKLVCLYCAKVFAGGGINRFKQHLAGTKGEVEQCRKCPPDVRHQMLLNLQGNVEKKRRAREMEADFNPYSSKQREHEERMIRQLEDDCKGDDDDNDDDVAEVDGKKLMLPPKVANKGKSKITGAVKQSSVRCGKQKENITLGAYFIPRTTHGAQKSLQSCWKNKEVVERCDLAIAKWMIDACVPFNAANSVYYQHAIDGITAMGAGYKGPNFHALRGYYLAKAVDEVKIFVESYRETWKKTGCTLMADGWTDQKRRTLINFLVYCPKGTVFLKTVDASEASKTAVLLHKLFREVVLFVGPENIVHMVTDNASNYVAACKLLVEEFPSIFWSPCAAHCINLILQDVGKLQSVCSVVNHASSITKYIYNHCYPLYLMRKFTGGKEILRPAPTRFATNFITLQSILVHKDNLRAMVTSREWVSSAYAKDNKGKRFVDNVLNSMFWEECTSIVLMTEPLVRVLRIVDSDDRPAMGYLYEAIHSAKEEMLRRFQKKRTKVQPFIDIINNRWDGQLYRKLYAAGFWLNPRFQYDVNLMDRYINTISGLLDVVEKYANGNAILLSKLTSEMKLFRNAEHDFGRVSAKNDRTLLPPDEWWVLYGTCAPNLQKLAIRVLSQTCSSSGCERNWSIFEHIHSKKRNRLEHHRLNDLVYVHYNLRLKQKNYWKGRNYDPINFEAFSDTENWIVEDDPSSLTTEEVEIFRRDLSTMTIQDTLNEDLININEIEDDCDDEDTQEHDDVSIDINEVGSIPLVFDSNFAPMDTEEVNAYIQPK, from the exons ATGGCTTCTCAACATGGTAGCACTTCAAATAACACTCCTTCAACTACTCAATCATCTGAACCTTCAATTTCCATATCAACATCAAGTGGTATAAGAGGAAAAACAGATTTAGCATGGGGTCATTGCAGAAAAGCTCCTGAACTTAGTGTGGGATGTAAGAAAACCAAATTAGTATGCTTATACTGTGCCAAAGTTTTTGCGGGTGGAGGTATTAATCGATTCAAGCAACATTTAGCTGGAACTAAAGGAGAAGTGGAACAATGCCGCAAATGTCCTCCAGATGTTCGTCATCAAATGCTTCTGAATCTTCAGGGGaatgttgaaaagaaaaggagagctaGAGAAATGGAAGCAGATTTCAATCCGTATAGCTCTAAACAAAGAGAGCATGAGGAGAGGATGATTAGACAATTAGAGGATGATTGTaaaggtgatgatgatgataatgacgATGATGTTGCTGAAGTTGATGGTAAGAAGCTAATGTTACCACCGAAGGTTGCCAATAAAGGAAAGAGTAAAATCACTGGTGCTGTTAAACAATCGTCTGTAAGATGtggaaaacagaaagaaaatataacattagGGGCATATTTTATTCCAAGAACAACTCATGGTGCTCAAAAGTCTCTCCAAAGTTgttggaaaaacaaagaagttgTCGAACGATGTGATCTTGCTATAGCAAAATGGATGATTGATGCATGTGTACCATTCAATGCTGCAAACTCTGTTTACTATCAGCATGCTATAGATGGTATAACAGCCATGGGTGCTGGTTATAAAGGACCAAATTTTCATGCTCTTCGTGGTTATTACCTAGCAAAGGCGGTTGATGAAGTGAAGATTTTTGTTGAGAGTTATCGAGAAACTTGGAAGAAGACCGGTTGTACATTAATGGCTGATGGATGGACAGATCAAAAGAGGagaactttaattaatttcttagtaTATTGCCCTAAAGgaactgtttttttaaaaacagtaGATGCATCAGAGGCCTCAAAGACTGCTGTGTTGTTGCATAAATTATTTAGAGAGgttgttttatttgttgggcCTGAAAATATTGTGCATATGGTGACTGATAATGCTTCTAATTATGTTGCTGCTTGCAAGTTGTTGGTGGAAgaatttccttcaatattttggtcTCCATGTGCTGCTCATTGCATCAACCTCATACTCCAAGATGTTGGTAAGCTACAATCAGTTTGTTCTGTTGTTAATCATGCTTCTAGTATTACAAAGTatatttataatcattgttatCCACTATATTTGATGAGGAAGTTCACTGGAGGGAAAGAAATACTTCGACCTGCTCCTACTCGCTTTGCTACTAATTTCATAACTTTGCAAAGCATTTTAGTACACAAAGATAATTTGAGAGCTATGGTAACATCTAGAGAATGGGTCTCATCTGCTTATGCTAAAGATAACaaaggaaaaaggtttgttgATAATGTATTGAACTCTATGTTTTGGGAAGAATGTACATCAATTGTACTAATGACCGAACCATTGGTTCGAGTTCTACGAATTGTTGATAGTGATGATAGACCTGCTATGGGATATTTATATGAGGCTATCCATTCTGCAAAGGAAGAAATGTTGAGgagatttcaaaagaaaagaactaaGGTGCAACCTTTCATAGACATCATTAACAATAGATGGGATGGACAATTGTATAGGAAGCTTTATGCAGCGGGATTTTGGTTGAATCCTCGATTTCAGTATGATGTCAATCTAATGGATAGATATATAAACACCATTTCCGGACTTCTAGATGTTGTTGAGAAGTATGCAAATGGAAATGCAATTCTGCTAAGCAAGCTTACAAGTGAAATGAAGTTGTTTAGAAATGCAGAACATGACTTTGGTAGAGTGTCTGCGAAAAATGATCGCACCCTTTTACCTCCAG ATGAATGGTGGGTGTTGTATGGAACTTGTGCTCCAAATCTCCAAAAGTTAGCTATACGAGTTTTAAGTCAAACTTGTAGTTCTTCAGGATGCGAGAGGAATTGGAGTATTTTTGAGCACATCCACTCTAAGAAGAGAAATCGATTGGAGCATCACAGACTTAATGACCTAGTTTATGTCCACTATAATCTGAGATTAaaacaaaa AAATTATTGGAAAGGACGGaattatgatccaattaatTTTGAGGCATTTTCTGACACTGAAAATTGGATAGTAGAAGATGATCCATCATCTTTAACAACTGAAGAAGTAGAGATCTTTCGTCGTGATTTATCAACCATGACTATTCAAGATACTTTAAATGAAG atttgataaatataaatgagaTTGAAGATGACTGTGATGATGAAGATACACAAGAGCATGATGATGTTTCAATAGACATTAATGAGGTTGGCTCAATTCCATTGgtatttgattcaaattttgctCCTATGGACACTGAAGAAGTCAATGCCTATATTCAACCAAAGTAA
- the LOC118036771 gene encoding uncharacterized protein translates to MDYESPWRHLFEASLPPPAPDFEAYNEFETDQKARGNQQAFNYFLAAGPGSPHESSNITDTDKKGQDLEATKDQVAKKRKIAIDKAYRERCRKNKIETERNLEQLRKENDRLKGENAFFKTEADRTRQTLQSQEQEMKRLRKTIVLLKEKHDKQNTVVEVLSKRLAGANDTDLQRENTELKSKIILLMSQVNDQNNVDKLQLQEKNAQLEHEKSSLEVIVQALCEKINNEKGHEGDHAS, encoded by the exons ATGGATTACGAAAGTCCGTGGCGACATCTCTTTGAAGCATCTCTACCTCCACCTGCACCTGACTTTGAGGCTTATAATG AATTTGAAACCGATCAGAAGGCAAGGGGAAATCAGCAAGCCTTTAACTACTTCTTAGCAGCAGGCCCAGGTAGTCCTCATGAGTCTTCAAATATAACAGATACTGATAAGAAAGGACAGGATCTGGAAGCAACTAAAGATCAagttgcaaagaaaagaaagattgcTATTGACAAGGCATATCGTGAACGATGCAGG aaaaacaaaattgagacCGAGAGAAACTTGGAACAGCTAAGGAAAGAAAACGATCGATTAAAAGGAGAGAATGCCTTCTTTAAAACGGAAGCAGATCGGACTAGACAAACTTTGCAATCTCAAGAACAAGAGATGAAGCGActtagaaaaacaattgttcTACTGAAGGAGAAGCACGATAAACAAAATACTGTTGTGGAGGTCCTTTCAAAGCGACTA GCTGGTGCCAATGATACTGATCTTCAGCGTGAAAATACAGAGCTCAAAAGTAAAATTATACTGTTAATGAGTCAAGTTAATGACCAAAACAATGTGGATAAACTCCAGCTTCAAGAGAAGAATGCACAACTAGAACATGAGAAGAGTTCGCTTGAAGTGATAGTTCAAGCATTATGTGAGAAGATCAACAATGAGAAGGGCCATGAAGGAGACCATGCATCATAA
- the LOC118036780 gene encoding uncharacterized protein, with protein sequence MKMTYGLLNDTVPHYTPLQHYSTEEANMLTVPQHMLAQPGVPQHGINIAVTPEDQKEKKRKIDANYRQRCKIRKEELGSNLQILREENAHLEREKESCRKENDSMVQKLQSKEVEIGNLKREIGNSKKVISNQENLLETLSHNPVVQQLMLGPKQLEMVLLENERNMLCQNAKWDNWASERMQLLDEIENLRQRNMVLKMQNQALGDKILNQKDYRREHEKAPLNILQGLCA encoded by the exons ATGAAGATGACTTACGGTTTACTGAATGACACGGTTCCCCACTACACCCCACTACAACACTACTCAACAG AGGAAGCAAACATGCTGACAGTGCCTCAACATATGTTGGCCCAACCAGGAGTACCACAACATGGAATAAACATTGCTGTAACTCCAGAAGatcaaaaggagaagaaaagaaaaatcgatGCCAATTATCGACAACGTTGTAAG ATAAGGAAAGAAGAGCTGGGGAGTAACTTGCAAATTCTTCGGGAAGAAAATGCTCATTTGGAGAGGGAGAAGGAGTCTTGTaggaaagaaaatgattcaatGGTTCAAAAATTGCAGTCAAAAGAAGTTGAGATAGGGAACCTTAAAAGAGAGATTGGCAACTCAAAGAAAGTCATTTCTAACCAAGAAAATCTGTTGGAGACACTGTCACATAACCCTGTTGTGCAACAACTAATG CTTGGACCTAAGCAACTTGAGATGGTGCTGCTAGAAAATGAACGCAATATGTTGTGTCAAAATGCCAAGTGGGATAATTGGGCATCTGAAAGAATGCAGCTTTTGGATGAGATTGAGAATCTGAGACAGCGGAATATGGTGCTCAAAATGCAAAATCAAGCTTTAGGTGACAAGATACTGAACCAAAAAGACTACAGGAGGGAGCATGAGAAGGCACCATTAAATATTTTGCAAGGGTTATGTGCATAG